In Paralichthys olivaceus isolate ysfri-2021 chromosome 12, ASM2471397v2, whole genome shotgun sequence, the genomic window AACCCAGTGGAGCCCAGTGCATTGTGGGCGAGATTCACTGACTTCAGGTGTCCTCTCCCTTAAAAAGTAAATTAATCAACTTTGTCATGTTGAATCCATTCAAAGAGTTTTTAAGAGTCTGAACTGAATCTCAAGTGGCTTCAGAATCGTATTTGCTTGTAGATCAATATTACAATATCATAAAGAACCATTTGCTCCATTTAGAAGGAGATGCAGTTCATCCACTTACATTGACTCCACATTAATAACCTTGAAATGAAGAAGAGACAATGTTCTTCATCACAAGACTTTCCTCAGTCTTCCAGTGACTCTACACTTTGTTAGTTTTACCTGTCAGAGCGCTGGCCAGCAGCAGGcgatgctgctgcaggaaacgAGCAGTGAGTCCGCAGGCCTGCAGAGACAGCCTGGCTAACAGAGGGCAGCAGGACAGCAGACAGGACAAGGACTCAGACACACCGTCCCCCAGAGGATTCATACTGAGATCGAGCTCCTCCAGACACTAAGAGAGGAAACCACCAACACCACAACAATCTGATtaattctttttgttttaaatgtgccgTTCTCACGTTTGGTGGTAAAATGTGCCATGTGCGTtttgagggagggaggaggtggttTCAGTGAGTAATTACAAATAACCAACGGAAATTAAACTGTCACACTGTGTCAAGTGTTCATGAATTCAATAGAAACATATCTAATACATAAAATAGGTTTTTAGGCAACTGGTTATTTAAAGCCTTGAAGGTCAACACAAATTTTCACCAACATGAAACTGATCAggggaaataataaaaaaatctgaggaCTTTACAGGAAAGGCCGGATGAGTCTGTCCCTTCAAAGCGCTCACTGCCTTCCCCAGTCCTTCGCCTGTGAtgttattggcagaaatgtccAGCAGCCGAAGCCGAGGCATGGTGATGGTTGTGGCAACCAAATCAGGGAGTAGGTTGTCATGGAAACGGTTGCCGGAAATCCGCAGCTCAGTTAGACTGGCCTGAAGTTTGAGGGCGCGGAGCATCGGGTTGAGGGAAGAGGGCGCCAGACTGAGGCCGCACACCGACACAGAGGAGCTCCCATCCTGCACCTCACACAGCCGGGTGATGCGCTTGTTCTCATCTGCAGGGAGGCAAACAGACTCCTCGCTTTGTAACAGatcatcaaaatgtgtttttctgtgtttgtgtgtatgtttgtgtgagttgcTCACCCACTGCCAGGCTGTCACAGGCCTTTTTGTAACGctcagggagaggagggaggtccCAGGAGCACACTTCAGCCAAAACCTGCAACATACcacgtattattattattctgtcccagtaaaaaaataattgaatgtatTAAAACTGCATTCATGTAGGATACTTCATCTTAATGTCTCTGTGCTCCTTACCTCTTCATTGGTGTGCAGGACAGCCAGCAGCAGGTCCTGCGGGCAGAGAAGAGCGCCCTCCTTCTGCAGAGAGAGACGAGGCAGGAGGCCACATTTCTGGTAGTAACGCTGCGCTGCCTGCTCACACAGCCACGACACGGTGCAGGAGTCTGCCTCACTGAAACACAGTGGAATTGATATGGGTTAGAAAATATGACAGTATTAACAACACTATcacactaaattcaaaatcccTTATGGTGCTGCTACAACCGTATGGTCAAAGTACAAAGCTCTTTATGTGCCGGCAGAATATTTgaggaaaataataatgacatctatttattcattatatAACAACCTTTGTGGAACTGGGATGAGGAAAACATCTTCCTGAACTCTGACCCTCATTCTGATTGGTGGAGGCAGTGATGTGGGCATCGGAGCGGCCAGTGTTTGAGCTGGAGGctgaaatatacaaataaaaacagtaatatATATGTGAGCAACATGAACTGGCTTCTATCATTTAAGgctgtttcagtttgagagcaggactttatttcatttacacacccacaACGAGGGCAGGACCATTTCGTTTTTCATCCCTATATCTAGGATTTTATTGGCTGAGGAATCTTGACAGACTGgttgcacacaaaaaaaaatcggAGAGAAATCCACTGATGTGTGCACAGAAAAGCTGTGTGAGCGctaggagaagagctgaagcttgAGCgcaagcaacaaaatatctcCGAGCAAGCACACAGTTAGAGCACAAAcagcaaatctaagcacaagcaggggctatCTGAATTCAAGTGCAGGGTATAGAGTGAAACCAGACTCTTGAGTGAGGATTGGGAAAAACACATGGACGTCATGTGATatgcaaatgtatgtaaaaGGCAAATTTAAGAcgacatgaaaaaaaagaccCAGAGGGAAATCACCctcaacatttgttttgccaATTTAACAGCcccacaaactgcagctttcaAAAAGACCATACAATTAAATCAACACCTTTAAAATAGAGTCAAGGAACTAAACAACCTTTGcgaaagtaaaatattttacgGCAGGGCTGTTTTAACAGACTAAAAAAGTTTGAACTAGATTTAACAGATTGGCAGCATGACTCATGCGAACATATGATGTTAAAGTCTATTTTCTTCTCTGGTAAAGTTGCTAATGTTCAGAAATCTTAAAATGGCTCTATCAGCTCTGTCTCATTTACAGTCACATTCATCCCCATCTAAAATTAATCGAGTGCAGACTCATGACAAATGATGTTCCAGTTCTAGCCCCTGGTCACGTTGAAACATTAATTATCATCGAGCTGCAGACACAGTCCTCAATAAGTGAAATCTGTATTCTGACTTTGACTCTTTGGAACTCTGAcctgcatgtgtatgtgcgGAGGCGGGGTCTCAGGTATCATGTCGTCATCATCTGTGAGGGTGGGGCTGTGCGGCCTGTTGACCTCTCGTCTGCCCAACCGCACCATCCCAGGCATCTGAGTCATTTTCACCTGGTGAGGCCTCACAGAGCCATTCCTTTTCAGAGAGAGActcctgctggaggaggagggaactGCAGAGgctgagagaagaggagcaatACTGACGGTCAAATAAGCAAAGAAACATAAAGTGAGattgaaatgaaagagaagTCATTACCTCTGCAGGTTGGGTTAGAGTTTAGGTGCCTGTTTTGATTTCTGGCTGCTGACAAAATGGCTGTGTCCTCCCCGTTCATCCCGTTCTGCTTGACTTGaagcctcctcttcttcttcggCTGCATGTCCCCTAAATCATCATCCAGCCAGTCATCGGCAAGATACTCCTCCTCAGGAACCAGAGCTGATTTGTTGCTGGACGTCACGGCGGGCGTGCTGGAGAACTGTGGCTGTGACAGACCCTGGAGAAGAGTTTTGGAACTGCCCAAGCCTCGAATGGCGCTGTGGTACTCCTCTCGTTCAAGGACAAATGGTGCAGGGTTCTCTCTGGTGGTGCCTGAAGTCTGGATGGAGCCGGTTTCTTTGTTTGGTGGAGCTTCCTTTTGACTCGGGGCTGATGGGAAACTGTGCCTAGGACGGACAGGACGGAGGGGACTGACGGGGCAGTCAGAGTCGCTTTCATCTGAGCAGCTGCTGTTATTCTGAGGAATTCATATACATACAAATCATCTACTGTAACTGTAGATCTagagaagaagaataagaagtTATGAAGTATTTTCATTGAAAACATTGATCAGACTTTACCCCATAGAGAACAGCAGCCTCTGTTCCTCTGGCTCGGTGGCGCTGGGTTGAACTATTGCTCTGCCACCGTTTGGGGCTGGCAGGCCGCGCGTTCACCTCCGAGTTCCTGCTGTGTCGAGGCCGGTCTTGGCTGGCGGAGCAGCCCCCTCCAGAGGACAACAGTGGCTCCGAGTTCTCCGCATCAAACAGCTGGCTGTCCTGCAGAGCATCGAAAGGCTTGGCTGGGGCCGGAGCAGCAGGcactgtgtgagacagagattaGTAGGAAAAACAAGTATTTGAGAGGATATTTAACAAAGGCAAGCTGAGGATAAGATGGTAGGACCGGGTGAAAGTCTCACCTCCCCCGGCCAGTGCCTCCCTCAGCAGTCTCTCTGTAGCCACACACTCCTGCTTGGTTTCCTTGTCCAGCTCTCGGCTGTACGTCCTCTGCCAATAACGCAGGGTATCCATGGCTGCGTCTCCCTgacagaggagagtgagagcATGAAATACACAGATACATACATCAGTGCGACTTGTGATGGGATTTATTTGTCTGGGGAGGTGGGGTGATTTTAATATCACCGGCAGTGGTCATTGATACCAATCATAACTGGAGCACGCATGTCTATGAGATTTTACTCCTacctcagtaaaaaaaaaaaagtgcaatcTTCCTGGTCgaaatgtaaagaaataggAAATGATGAGAGGAATGCAAAATATTGATCaatataaatgattaaaaacattaatgatCATACTAAACCTGTGAGTGATGAAGGTCACATGGTTTTCCTGCAGCATAACAACTTTATTGCTCATCAACCCCTGTAATAATCTCCTCGTCAAACTGGGCTTTAAATCCCTTTCACACAGCTTGTTTAATGTGGGAATGTTGCACCTTTCTTCCACCATAGAGTGGCATTCTTGTTCCATATTTATTGTGGCAGCAGTTAGTCAGAGAGGCacatgaatgtgtatgtgaacaATGTCTGGATGTCCACACGTGGCTAATCAGCAAGTACATATTCAGCCTAAAATGCCGTATAGTGGGATTTCTGTTTAAAAGAGGCTAAAAGTACAAATGTAACcgcatacatgcacatacacacaccttgGAGTTGCGTAGAGTGACAGAAGCCCCTCGTGCCACTAAGAGCCTTGCAACTTGTAAATTGCCACATGCGAGCGCATCGTGAAGAGGAGTCACTCCTTCACATAACGGGCCGCCAGGGTCGTTGATGTTTGCACCACGGTCCAGCAGCACAGCTACAATGTCTGcacgagagaaagagaaacacaggatGATAGAAGCAGATGGTTTTATTCCATTTTCATAAAATAAGCTTTTAAACCAGATTCAATGAATTCAATCCTaaatcagttaccatggtgaccaTGGTTGCAGGCCTCATGCAGGGGAGTCCAACCACAGTAGTCTCTGGGGTTCACTGGGTGACCCTGACATGGAGACGAGATGGAAAACAATCATAATCACAGAATCCAGAATGTctgattttaacttttaaagaGTGTTATAAAAGATTCATAGCTGAgcagataataaataataaatatgcacCTCAAACTCAGACAGGAAGCTCCAAGTCCAATAAGTGTGTTACCGTTCACAGTTTAATCCGATTTCACACCTTATCTGCTTGACcttctttgttttaaattacaATTGTCTTGATTTTGCTTTCTTGCTCACATTCCAgaatacagaaatatttttgtATTCTTACCTGTTCTACCAGATACTGGACCTGCTTCAGGTTTCCATCTATACACGCTCTGTGCAGAGACGTCTCACCCTTCTCATTCCTCTTGTTCCACTGAAGCAAGGAGACGAGGATACAAGCAGGTCAGAGGGTAAAAGAGTGGCCTTGCACAATGTGGACTTTGAAGATGAGGCTGACTGATAAACTCACCCTTCCTGCCTTCCTCCTTCCCGACACCATCTTGTCATAACCCTCAAGGTCATCATCTAGAGCCCCCATGAAAACACTAACATTAGATAACTTGAATTGAATCCAAAAATCTTGTGATGAGACAGGTCAACTCTGGAACAGCGTGTCTCTAACCTGAATCTGAGAGCACGACGTCACTGTCATCCAGAGGCTCGCTGttgtccatctcctcctcttcatcctcctcaccaTCACTCCCGTCTGGACTCCAGCCCTCTGCAGCACACAGCTCCTGCAGCCTCGCCTCAGTGTCATCCGCATCTAATGAGCCCCTGCGTCTCTGGGACGCCAACCACAGCCTCAACACACGTTTCTGTAGGAGGGAACGACGGGAAATCATTCACTCTTCAAAAAGTCTAGTTTACCAATACCTTgagggtttaaaaaaataaataagaagaatAAGTATTCCATCagcctctttattttttctttcagctgcTCATATCACCTCACCTGTAGTCTGGCCTGTCCACACTTCTGAGCGCAGTGTAACGCTGTGCTGTAGCTGCTGTCTATGTCCTGGAAGGTACAGCCACTCTCCTCCTGAGCTGCTGCGATGTTTATCCAAGTGCTACATTCCTGATAGAGACAGATTCAGGAGTTATATTCTCAAGTATGGAAACCCACCGACTGAACGATGgagaaaatattcagatttaacaATGACAGTATTTTCCATtattaaaagttttttattttttattgaaacacatgttttgtgatt contains:
- the tonsl gene encoding tonsoku-like protein — protein: MSSSREIKQLQKAKSKAQNSSNLREEANICNQLGELLSRTGDYEAAIREHQQELSLSEVVNDVIGRAVANRKIGECYAEMGNIEAALKHQQWHLDLARSVRDHAEEQRALATIGRTYLFRYESDQSRKSLEKAEDAFRKSLSIVDDRLEGTVPAREISEMKARLFLNLGLVCDHLGEPKRCSEFIRRSVFIAEKSQLLEDLYRANFNLGNIYFRNGQHSNSVRCLEQAKECARKIKDKFSESECFHCIGKVQLSLGDFVAARRSLKKALLLGSQQPQDKQAVKKAFKYADHGCKLEEELGDDQGKRLSSHQAVELAEQLADLYCKVGCYSKALDAYQAQLKGAEALGKAARELAVIHVSLAATYTDLRQHSKAVEHYRQELALRHGRSSEECSTWINIAAAQEESGCTFQDIDSSYSTALHCAQKCGQARLQKRVLRLWLASQRRRGSLDADDTEARLQELCAAEGWSPDGSDGEEDEEEEMDNSEPLDDSDVVLSDSDDDLEGYDKMVSGRRKAGRWNKRNEKGETSLHRACIDGNLKQVQYLVEQGHPVNPRDYCGWTPLHEACNHGHHDIVAVLLDRGANINDPGGPLCEGVTPLHDALACGNLQVARLLVARGASVTLRNSKGDAAMDTLRYWQRTYSRELDKETKQECVATERLLREALAGGVPAAPAPAKPFDALQDSQLFDAENSEPLLSSGGGCSASQDRPRHSRNSEVNARPASPKRWQSNSSTQRHRARGTEAAVLYGNNSSCSDESDSDCPVSPLRPVRPRHSFPSAPSQKEAPPNKETGSIQTSGTTRENPAPFVLEREEYHSAIRGLGSSKTLLQGLSQPQFSSTPAVTSSNKSALVPEEEYLADDWLDDDLGDMQPKKKRRLQVKQNGMNGEDTAILSAARNQNRHLNSNPTCRASAVPSSSSRSLSLKRNGSVRPHQVKMTQMPGMVRLGRREVNRPHSPTLTDDDDMIPETPPPHIHMQPPAQTLAAPMPTSLPPPIRMRVRVQEDVFLIPVPQSEADSCTVSWLCEQAAQRYYQKCGLLPRLSLQKEGALLCPQDLLLAVLHTNEEVLAEVCSWDLPPLPERYKKACDSLAVDENKRITRLCEVQDGSSSVSVCGLSLAPSSLNPMLRALKLQASLTELRISGNRFHDNLLPDLVATTITMPRLRLLDISANNITGEGLGKAVSALKGQTHPAFPCLEELDLSMNPLGDGVSESLSCLLSCCPLLARLSLQACGLTARFLQQHRLLLASALTGRGHLKSVNLAHNALGSTGFELVLKTLPLHCLTHLDLSAIRRGPADFPALEQLTKVLSQDDCSLTHLSLAANDLTDSGVSTLARCLPSCPSLLSLNLSGNSSVTSAGLHSILNAVRETSRPLTLLNLQGCQVSGPWDSSALDGLSELVKDLRLCSQGLNKLDRQALKQNWDNSQSHGLFIDRKAKCLLSAAASS